The following are encoded in a window of Torulaspora globosa chromosome 4, complete sequence genomic DNA:
- the KTR1 gene encoding alpha-1,2-mannosyltransferase KTR1 (ancestral locus Anc_2.185) yields the protein MAEAKISPGKKRFGKLLGLTLVGLVTLFIVFNVGSFGGSGRINSAPILESNGRYKVDQLKYPKYTGRKEKATFVTLARNDDLYSLLPAIKSVEDRFNHKFQYDWVFLNDEEFTDEFKRVTSSLVSGTTKYGLIPKEQWSFPPDIDQQRAAETRRQMKADKIIYGDSISYRFMCRYESGLFYRHPLMQEYEWYWRVEPDVKLYCDIDYDVFKFMRENNKKYGFTISIKEYEATIKSLWATTKQFIDQHPEYLAKNNMLDFISDDEGSSYNLCHFWSNFEIASLDLWRSPAYSAYFEHLDKAGGFFYERWGDAPVHSIAAALFLNRDEIHHFDSMGYFHPPFHACPVDDDVRLSHKCDCNPNQDFTWKGYSCTTKFYTVNGLTKPKNWQLHAE from the coding sequence aTGGCGGAGGCGAAGATTTCTCCCGGCAAGAAACGGTTCGGCAAGCTCTTGGGCCTTACGCTGGTGGGTTTGGTGACGTTGTTTATTGTCTTTAACGTTGGATCTTTTGGCGGATCTGGCCGCATCAACTCGGCTCCAATCCTGGAATCTAATGGAAGATACAAAGTTGACCAGTTAAAGTATCCAAAATACACCGGCCGTAAGGAAAAAGCTACGTTTGTGACGCTGGCACGTAACGATGACTTATATTCGTTGCTTCCTGCGATAAAATCGGTGGAGGACCGGTTCAATCACAAGTTTCAGTACGATTGGGTGTTTCTCAACGATGAGGAGTTCACCGACGAGTTCAAGAGAGTGACCAGCTCGTTGGTCAGTGGAACCACCAAGTATGGATTGATCCCTAAGGAGCAGTGGAGCTTCCCACCCGACATTGATCAGCAAAGGGCCGCTGAAACCCGTCGTCAAATGAAGGCGGATAAGATCATCTACGGAGACTCGATTTCGTACAGATTCATGTGCCGGTACGAGTCCGGGCTTTTCTATCGGCATCCGCTGATGCAGGAGTACGAATGGTACTGGCGTGTGGAGCCGGACGTGAAGCTATACTGTGATATCGACTATGATgtcttcaagttcatgAGGGagaacaacaagaagtaTGGTTTCACCATCTCGATCAAGGAGTATGAAGCTACCATCAAGTCGCTGTGGGCCACTACAAAGCAATTTATCGACCAGCATCCAGAGTACTTAGCCAAAAACAACATGCTCGACTTcatcagcgatgacgaGGGGTCCTCCTACAACCTGTGCCACTTCTGGTCTAACTTTGAGATCGCATCGTTGGACCTGTGGAGGAGTCCCGCCTACTCTGCCTACTTCGAACACCTGGACAAGGCCGGCGGATTCTTCTACGAGAGATGGGGCGACGCCCCGGTGCATTCCATTGCCGCGGCTCTGTTCTTGAACCGTGACGAAATTCACCATTTCGACTCGATGGGTTACTTCCATCCGCCCTTCCATGCGTGTCCAGTGGACGACGACGTGAGACTGAGCCACAAGTGCGACTGTAACCCGAACCAGGACTTCACCTGGAAGGGCTACTCCTGCACTACCAAATTCTACACTGTCAATGGATTGAcaaagccaaagaactGGCAACTACATGCAGAGTGA